Proteins encoded within one genomic window of Paramisgurnus dabryanus chromosome 11, PD_genome_1.1, whole genome shotgun sequence:
- the LOC141282946 gene encoding general transcription factor II-I repeat domain-containing protein 2-like, which produces MATSKKRKVDKEGRRFNERWKSEYFFTESQNNCVCLICNETVSVMKEYNVKRHYEAKHANSYQKFSDSEREDKVKQLEASLVSQQRLFIRAKESNENITRASYEVAVLIAKHGKPFSEGEFVQECVMKIAENICPDKKQEFANLCLARNTIARRIEEISSDIKKQVTKRGHKFDNFSLACDESTDISDTAQLLIFLRGIDEDMNITEELLDLKSIKGQTRVVKAINFICAKALYRHQFQQFLSDIEAQYGDVIYHNDVRWLSWGNALQRFFLLRREIGQFFDEKGHAMKELSDPKWLADLVFVIDINKHLNALNVGPQGKDAVVSQLYSHIKAFATKFQLFKRHLLQSEINTSHFPTFKEVMDCFPIETCGQIGKYANVIEDLFAKFNWRFKDFTIIEKDMHVFASPFSVDPVDVAHELQQELIDLQCDDELQFRHQQLSQIDFYRQLNKEKFPTLQALAKRMLSCFGSTYICEQTFSIMNLNETRLRSRITDAHLRDVIRVATTAVKPDLTNRSSIHLTELFSFPVTVIKLHPVYRS; this is translated from the exons ATGGCCACATCAAAAAAGCGCAAGGTTGATAAAGAGGGCCGTCGATTTAATGAGCGCTGGAAATCTGAGTATTTTTTTACAGAGAGTcaaaataattgtgtttgcctaATTTGCAATGAGACTGTTTCTGTTATGAAAGAGTATAATGTGAAGAGGCATTACGAGGCAAAGCATGCAAACTCCTATCAGAAGTTCTCCGACAGTGAACGAGAGGATAAAGTTAAACAACTAGAAGCCTCTCTGGTTTCCCAGCAGCGGTTGTTTATCAGGGCAAAAGAGTCCAATGAAAACATTACCAGAGCAAGCTACGAGGTGGCAGTCCTCATTGCAAAACATGGAAAACCTTTCTCTGAGGGTGAGTTTGTCCAGGAATGTGTCATGAAAATTGCAGAAAACATCTGTCCAGATAAGAAGCAAGAGTTTGCGAATCTTTGCCTTGCTCGCAACACTATCGCACGGAGAATCGAAGAAATATCATCCGacataaaaaaacaagtgaCTAAACGTGGCCATAAATTTGACAATTTTTCTTTGGCGTGTGATGAGAGCACCGATATTTCAGACACTGCCCAGTTGCTCATTTTTCTAAGAGGAATTGATGAGGACATGAACATCACAGAAGAGCTGCTGGACCTCAAAAGTATTAAGGGGCAGACACGAG TGGTGAAAGCCATTAACTTCATTTGTGCCAAAGCTTTGTACCGCCACCAGTTTCAGCAGTTTCTTTCCGACATAGAGGCGCAATATGGAGATGTAATTTATCACAACGATGTGAGGTGGCTCAGTTGGGGAAATGCACTGCAGCGTTTTTTCTTGCTTCGGAGGGAGATAGGCCAGTTTTTTGACGAAAAGGGACATGCGATGAAAGAACTGTCTGACCCTAAGTGGCTCGCAGACCTTGTATTTGTAATTGACATTAACAAACACCTAAATGCACTAAATGTCGGCCCTCAAGGAAAAGATGCAGTGGTGAGTCAGCTGTATTCTCACATCAAGGCGTTTGCAACTAAATTTCAACTGTTCAAAAGACACCTGTTGCAGAGTGAAATCAACACCTCACATTTCCCTACATTTAAAGAGGTAATGGACTGTTTCCCAATAGAAACATGTGGGCAAATAGGGAAGTATGCAAACGTGATCGAAGACCTCTTTGCTAAGTTTAACTGGCGTTTTAAAGATTTTACTATAATTGAAAAAGATATGCATGTCTTCGCATCTCCTTTTTCTGTGGATCCCGTTGATGTTGCACATGAACTTCAGCAAGAGCTCATAGACTTGCAGTGCGATGATGAGTTGCAGTTCCGTCATCAGCAGCTTTCGCAAATTGACTTTTATCGACAACTAAACAAAGAGAAATTCCCCACACTGCAAGCACTTGCCAAGAGAATGTTGAGCTGTTTTGGGTCAACGTACATTTGTGAACAGACTTTCTCTATCATGAACTTAAACGAAACCCGTTTGAGGTCCAGAATAACTGATGCCCATCTGCGAGACGTTATACGGGTTGCGACCACGGCTGTTAAGCCAGATCTCACAAATCGCAGTTCCATCCATCTCACTGAATTGTTCAGTTTTCCGGTGACCGTTATAAAGTTACATCCTGTTTACCGttcataa